The Solanum dulcamara chromosome 2, daSolDulc1.2, whole genome shotgun sequence region ACTGTGTTTTATCTTCTTAGTTGATCATTCAATCAACAACACAAATTAACTGAAAACCAACTTTGTTCCATATACCACCATATATACTCCAACTTAAATAATACTCAAAGtcaattttatcaaatatttgaacattatttgaaaaaaaaaaattgtttcaatGTATGAAGAATTTTATATGTTGTGGTGACAATGAGTTTTAGATAATTTTATGCCTCAATGTTCTATGCAACGATTAGTTGCTTCAGCATGAAAATAATGAGGACGTAAAAAGTGGTGAAAGAATCCTAAACAAAATttctataattaatttacagtcCAAGTTATCATATGATActctttttgttatttttatttaaatattaataatatctgaatatattaaaaaaaaataagtatgtCCAAAAATGAGCTAATCGTGTAATTTTCTTGTCCACTGTCAGTGGATAGTAGTTAATCTCATATAAAATATCATTCTCTTTGTATTTATATGActcattttcctttttagttagttttaaaaaaaatgacacatttttttatttaataacaatttaactttaaaatatttattttatctttaatgaaatgatttatagctATACAAACATCTTGAATTTCATTTTGCAGTACTTATTTTAGAttaaaagtttcaaaagtttCTCTTTCTTTGTCTTGTTCGTGAAAATTTCAATACTGAATATTTTGAACTTGAGGTATTACATCTTATATTTCGTATCAATTCAAACTGTATCAAATAAATTGGGATAGAAAAAGTATATAATATTGTATCCGATTTAGTTCATATTTGTGCATAAACATCTTTTATGTACTATTATACACCTTTATATAAGATTGATACATTACGTATAATATTTACGTATATTTGGATAATTTAAACATTCACCCGTTATAGAGGGATATGAGAAAAAGATGATTCTAGCAACTACACCACAAAGGCCAACTCCTCTAGTTTCCATCAACACCAACACTAGTGAGCATCGACGCCATATCCTCCAAATCTTAACTCAATGCACTTCCATTTCTCAGCTCAAACAAGTACACGCCTATACTCTTCGTACAATCCCATTAGACCACCCAGATGCCCTTTTCCTCTACAGCAGAATTATCCATTTTGCTTCCTTGAATGATCTTGATTATACTTTTAAAGTCTTTGGTAATTTACAAAACCCCAATTCCTTCATATGGAATACTCTTATTAGAGCTTGTGCTCATAGTAATGATCGTAAAGGTGAAGCCTTTTTGCTTTTTCATCGAATGGTTAAGAGTGTTGAGCCTGATAAACATACGTTCCCATTTGTGCTGAAGGGTTGTGCTTATCTTTTTGCTCTTTATGAAGGGAAACAAGCACATGGGGTTGCTTTGAAACTTGGGTTTGATTCAGATGTGTATGTGAATAACAGTTTGGTTCATTTTTATTCGTCTTGTGGGTGTTTGAAGGATGCGAGGAAGGTGTTTGATAAAATGCCTGAGAGAAGTTTGGTTTCTTGGAATGTTATGATTGATGCTCTGGTTCAATCGAGTGAGTTTGAAAATGCTTTGAGAATGTTTTCGGAGATGCAAAAGGTGTTTGAGCCTGATGGGTATACGATGCAGAGTGTTCTTGATGCTTGTGCTGGTTTGGGTGCGTTATCTTTAGGGATGTGGGGTCATGCTTATATTTTGAGGAAGTATGAGAGTTACTTGGATTTTGATTTGTTGGTGAACAATTGTTTACTGAACATGTATTGTAAATGTGGTTCGGTGGATATAGCTGTTCAGGTTTTTGAGAGGATGAGCAGACGTGATTTGAATTCTTGGAATGCAATGATACTTGGATTTGCAATTCATGGCGAGGTTGAAGCAGCGTTTCGTTGTTTTGACCAAATGGTTAATAAAAGAGTAGTGCCTGACTCGATCACATTCGTTGGTATCTTGAGTGCTTGTAATCATAGGGGCTTAGTTGATGAGGGTCGTAGCTATTTTGATAAAATGGTTTCCAAGTATAAGATTAGGCCTGTTTTAGAGCACTATGGTTGTCTAGTTGACCTTCTGGCACGTGCGGGGTGTATTGACAAAGCTCTTGATGCTGTATCAAACATGCCAATGAAACCTGATGCAGCAATATGGAGGAGTCTTCTTGATGGTTGCTGCAAGAAAAATGCTGACATAGAGTTCAGTGAAGAAATGGCTAGGAAAGTAATTGAATCTGAAGGCAGTGACACTAGCGGTGTTTATGTTCTTCTCTCAAGAGTATATGCAACAGCTAACCGATGGGACGAAGCTGGAATGATTAGGAAATTGATGACCGATAAGGGTATTAGAAAAGATCCGGGTTGTAGTTCCATTGAAATTAATGgtgttttccatgaatttttcGCTGGAGATACTTCTCATTTGCATACTAGAGAAATTTACGACTTTTTGGATGTTATagaaaaaagactcaaagcaGCAGGGTATGTTCCTGACCTGTCACACGCATCAACGGTTGATGAACTTGATAATGGGAAGAGACAGTCGCTTAAACTGCATAGTGAGAGACTTGCCATTGCTTATGGACTTCTGAAAAAACCAGGTACTCCTTTACGCATTTTCAAGAATTTGCGTATATGCAGTGACTGTCACAATGTAACcaaattaatttcaaaagtCTTTGATGTTGAAATTATTGTTAGAGATCGTATTCGGTTTCATCACTTTAGGAATGGGTCCTGTACTTGCAAAGATTATTGGTGAAAATAATGTATATTTACATTTATAAATCCAATTGTCAATTCATACACTTCTATCTTGGTCTGCTGAAATATTACCCTTTTGTTAATCCAAGATTTATTTAGGACGTTTGTAAGACTTTTTAATGTGTAAAAGCTAACAAGTTGTGGTATTGAACTATTAATTCTGGAATTGGCTACTGCCAGAGTTTGAATTTAGAGATGTGTCCTAACCTTTTATACCACAGTATAGATGAAGTCTAATTGACGTGTTTTTTTGGTGCCATTATTTGTTACCACATGTAAGGCAAAAAATGATTAAGAGAAAGGGAagaataaatacaaaattttatataCACGAAAATACCACCccaatcaaaatattatttttatataccttgatacttttatttCCAAACTTAACATAATATCCTTGATCATCAGGGCAGAGAAACAAAATTCATAGAAATATAAGCATATAA contains the following coding sequences:
- the LOC129880236 gene encoding pentatricopeptide repeat-containing protein At1g59720, chloroplastic/mitochondrial isoform X2, which encodes MILATTPQRPTPLVSINTNTSEHRRHILQILTQCTSISQLKQVHAYTLRTIPLDHPDALFLYSRIIHFASLNDLDYTFKVFGNLQNPNSFIWNTLIRACAHSNDRKGEAFLLFHRMVKSVEPDKHTFPFVLKGCAYLFALYEGKQAHGVALKLGFDSDVYVNNSLVHFYSSCGCLKDARKVFDKMPERSLVSWNVMIDALVQSSEFENALRMFSEMQKVFEPDGYTMQSVLDACAGLGALSLGMWGHAYILRKYESYLDFDLLVNNCLLNMYCKCGSVDIAVQVFERMSRRDLNSWNAMILGFAIHGEVEAAFRCFDQMVNKRVVPDSITFVGILSACNHRGLVDEGRSYFDKMVSKYKIRPVLEHYGCLVDLLARAGCIDKALDAVSNMPMKPDAAIWRSLLDGCCKKNADIEFSEEMARKVIESEGSDTSGVYVLLSRVYATANRWDEAGMIRKLMTDKGIRKDPGCSSIEINGVFHEFFAGDTSHLHTREIYDFLDVIEKRLKAAGYVPDLSHASTVDELDNGKRQSLKLHSERLAIAYGLLKKPGTPLRIFKNLRICSDCHNVTKLISKVFDVEIIVRDRIRFHHFRNGSCTCKDYW
- the LOC129880236 gene encoding pentatricopeptide repeat-containing protein At1g59720, chloroplastic/mitochondrial isoform X1 translates to MILATTPQRPTPLVSINTNTSEHRRHILQILTQCTSISQLKQVHAYTLRTIPLDHPDALFLYSRIIHFASLNDLDYTFKVFGNLQNPNSFIWNTLIRACAHSNDRKGEAFLLFHRMVKSVEPDKHTFPFVLKGCAYLFALYEGKQAHGVALKLGFDSDVYVNNSLVHFYSSCGCLKDARKVFDKMPERSLVSWNVMIDALVQSSEFENALRMFSEMQKVFEPDGYTMQSVLDACAGLGALSLGMWGHAYILRKYESYLDFDLLVNNCLLNMYCKCGSVDIAVQVFERMSRRDLNSWNAMILGFAIHGEVEAAFRCFDQMVNKRVVPDSITFVGILSACNHRGLVDEGRSYFDKMVSKYKIRPVLEHYGCLVDLLARAGCIDKALDAVSNMPMKPDAAIWRSLLDGCCKKNADIEFSEEMARKVIESEGSDTSGVYVLLSRVYATANRWDEAGMIRKLMTDKGIRKDPGCSSIEINGVFHEFFAGDTSHLHTREIYDFLDVIEKRLKAAGYVPDLSHASTVDELDNGKRQSLKLHSERLAIAYGLLKKPGIMDKLTNTIQEEVPICILFADDTVLNGETSEGVNQKFELGRSALQSKDFRISRNKTEYMHCRFSQHEMRVVDKRL